One region of Quercus lobata isolate SW786 chromosome 2, ValleyOak3.0 Primary Assembly, whole genome shotgun sequence genomic DNA includes:
- the LOC115978041 gene encoding glycosyltransferase family 92 protein RCOM_0530710 encodes MFSLKKSFQSTENPNFCVTHLPIFPYKSNPNSDTPTTALYFKFFFSLQEKMRRRVRTAFLFALLVVLLFTFVSVYVARNSITKKHVLNSTSDLRTRSKDPGFPNLAIRDDHEKLGGQLRTRRVSSIGNSVATVAILFPDWEVFVIVSPGAALPTPDSGDEEYKCLFENGAKSPANFSGVLAFPNRTTFKCVLPNSLHSRRPFIQPALIRSSETDASPENKQVSSELIRWTTIAYESFSTENDVVLFVKGINRQLANKPPREFNCVFGDDGEKNAAVRTAVTSSNQEVFRCHHPKLTAAVTSERIKISLEIVPKNTVVPSVAYYTPRRRTLASQEPRSLLCACTMVYNVAKFLREWVMYHSRIGVEKFILYDNGSDDELAMVVEELNHEGFNVTTLFWIWPKTQEAGFSHAALYANQSCTWMMYVDVDEFVFSPTWHRPSSSKLLTSLLPISKRSIGQLQIRCNEFGPSNQTSHPVEGVTQGYTCRRKVHERHKSIVLLDAVDSSLENAIHHFEVKKSFFRSIHVSMEDVVVNHYKYQAWSEFRTKFRRRVSANVVDWKRAVNPTSKDRTPGLGFEPIEPEGWAEKFCEVRDDRLKLLTQDWFGSNTSHGYQMAWQR; translated from the coding sequence ATGTTCTCTTTAAAGAAAAGTTTCCAATCAACagaaaacccaaatttttgtgTAACCCACCTCCCAATCTTTCCATATAAATCCAATCCCAATTCTGATACTCCCACCACCGCTttgtatttcaaattttttttctctctccaagAAAAAATGCGGCGGAGGGTCCGTACGGCTTTCCTATTCGCTCTGCTCGTCGTTTTGCTCTTCACATTCGTTTCTGTCTATGTCGCTCGAAACTCTATTACCAAGAAACACGTTCTTAATTCCACGTCGGATCTCCGGACCCGATCCAAGGACCCGGGTTTTCCCAACCTCGCGATCCGAGATGATCATGAAAAGCTCGGCGGCCAGCTCCGGACTCGCCGCGTGTCCTCCATCGGAAACTCGGTCGCCACCGTAGCGATTCTTTTTCCGGATTGGGAGGTGTTCGTGATTGTTTCTCCGGGGGCGGCATTACCGACTCCGGATTCCGGCGACGAGGAGTACAAGTGTCTGTTCGAGAACGGAGCCAAGTCGCCGGCGAATTTTTCCGGCGTGTTGGCGTTCCCGAATCGAACCACGTTCAAGTGCGTTTTGCCGAACAGCCTTCATAGCCGCCGGCCGTTTATTCAGCCGGCTCTTATAAGATCGTCGGAGACTGACGCGTCGCCGGAAAATAAACAGGTTTCGTCGGAACTAATCAGGTGGACTACCATTGCGTACGAGTCCTTTTCGACTGAGAACGACGTCGTTCTATTCGTCAAAGGCATAAACCGTCAGTTAGCGAACAAGCCTCCAAGAGAGTTCAACTGCGTATTCGGCGACGACGGAGAAAAAAACGCCGCCGTTAGAACCGCCGTCACCAGCTCCAACCAAGAAGTATTCAGATGCCACCACCCGAAATTAACGGCGGCCGTTACCTCCGAGCGAATCAAAATCTCCCTCGAAATAGTTCCTAAAAACACGGTAGTCCCCTCGGTAGCGTACTACACGCCGCGGCGGCGCACGTTAGCGAGCCAGGAGCCGAGGTCGCTACTGTGCGCATGTACAATGGTTTACAATGTGGCGAAGTTTTTACGAGAGTGGGTAATGTACCACTCGAGAATTGGAGTCGAAAAATTCATATTGTACGATAACGGTAGCGACGATGAGTTGGCTATGGTTGTTGAGGAGCTCAACCATGAGGGTTTTAACGTTACGACGTTGTTTTGGATTTGGCCTAAGACCCAAGAGGCTGGGTTCTCCCACGCTGCTCTCTACGCTAACCAATCGTGCACTTGGATGATGTACGTTGATGTTGATGAATTTGTTTTCAGTCCCACGTGGCACAGACCCAGTTCATCAAAACTTCTTACCTCACTCTTGCCAATATCAAAGCGTTCGATTGGCCAACTTCAAATTAGATGCAACGAGTTTGGACCGTCGAATCAGACATCGCATCCGGTTGAGGGTGTCACACAAGGGTACACGTGTCGAAGAAAGGTTCACGAGAGACACAAGTCTATTGTGTTACTTGATGCAGTTGATTCGTCTTTGGAGAATGCGATACACCATTTTGAAGTGAAGAAGAGTTTTTTTCGCTCTATACATGTGAGCATGGAGGATGTGGTGGTGAATCATTATAAGTACCAAGCTTGGTCCGAGTTTCGAACCAAGTTTCGGAGGCGGGTCTCGGCTAATGTGGTGGATTGGAAACGGGCAGTGAACCCCACGTCCAAGGATAGGACCCCGGGATTAGGGTTCGAGCCGATTGAGCCGGAAGGTTGGGCCGAGAAGTTTTGTGAGGTTAGGGATGATCGGTTGAAGTTGTTGACACAAGATTGGTTCGGGTCTAACACGTCTCATGGGTACCAAATGGCGTGGCAAAGATGA